The genomic segment GTTTTCTAGCCTGGATGATGGCTAGGTTGTTTTCTAGCCTGGATGATGgctaggttgttctctagcctggatgatggctaggttgttctctagcctggatgatggctaggttgttctctagcctggaTGATGGCTAGGTTGTTTTCTAGCCTGGATGATGgctaggttgttctctagcctggatgatgggtggttgttctctagcctggatgatggctaggttgttctctagcctggatgatgggtggttgttctctagcctggatgatggctaggttgttctctagcctggatgatgggtggttgttctctagcctggatgatggctaggttgttctctagcctggaTGATGGCTAGGTTGTTATCTAGCCTGGATGATGgctaggttgttctctagcctggaTGATGGCTAGGTTGTTCTCCAGCCTGGATGATGGCTAGGTTGTTATCTAGCCTGGATGATGgctaggttgttctctagcctggatgatggctaggttgttctccagcctggatgatggctaggttgttctctagcctggatgatggctaggttgttctctagcctggatgatggctaggttgttctccagcctggatgatggctaggttgttctccagcctggatgatggctaggttgttctctagcctggatgatggctaggttgttctccagcctggatgatggctaggttgttctctagcctggatgatggctaggttgttctctagcctggatgatggctaggttgttctctagcctggaTGATGGGTGGTTGTTCTCCAGCCTGGATGATGgctaggttgttctctagcctggatgatggctaggttgttctctagcctggatgatggctaggttgttctccagcctggatgatggctaggttgttctctagcctggatgatggctaggttgttctctagcctggatgatggctaggttgttctctagcctggatgatggctaggttgttctctagcctggatgatggctaggttgttctctagcctggatgatggctaggttgttctctagcctggaTGATGGCTAGGTTGTTCTGTCATTTTCCCTCCCTACCCTTCAGTCACATATTACGGTTCATTAACAGATCAATCAGCCAAAGCTGTCGATGAGGACCCTGGACCCCCGCATGCTGCAGAAGGGGCCAGACTTCACCCCGGCGTATGCAGACTTTGGCCGGTTGGCACCTGGCGGGCGCGGCGTCCCTGTAAGTCTGCACGTGGTCCTCTGCGGTGAGGGGGCTCCCCTGTGTGATAGCGACATCTGAACTGTCTTGTAAACTTGTAAAGTTTTTGCTGTTGTGTCCCCCAGTTGCTGAATGTTGGGGGTCCCAGACGTTCACAACCAGGGCAGAGGCGGGAGCCCCGAAAAATAATCATGAACATTTCAGTAACAGATGACGTTCACCTGAAGAAAGCCGAAAATGCGTGGAGGCCGAGCGTGAAGAGGGACTCCCAGGCGGAGGACCCGGAGAGCATCCGGACACAGGTGAGTGTGCACGGCCGATGGTGAGCgtccaccgccgctgcctctctctaTCACCGACTTTCTCGTTTCAGGCTCTTTTCCGTAAGGTTCGGAGCATCTTGAACAAACTGACACCTCAGATGTTCAACCAGCTGATGAAGCAGGTGATGGACCTGACGGTGGACACCGAGGAGCGGCTGAAAGGGGTGATAGACCTGGTGTTCGAGAAGGCCATCGACGAGCCCAGCTTCTCCGTGGCGTATGCAAACATGTGCAGGTGCCTGGCCACGGTGAGTATATCCATGGGCGGCAGTAGGCGTCGTCCAGGGGCGGCAGTAGGCGTCGTCCAGGGGCGGCAGTAGGCGTCGTCCAGGGGCGGCAGTAGGCGTCGTCCAGGGGCGGCAGTAGGCGTCGTCCAGGGGCGGCGGTAGGCGTCGTAGAGGGGCGGCGGTAGGCGTCGTCCAGGGGCGGCGGTAGGCGTCGTCCAGGGGCGGCAGTAGGTGTCGTCCAGGGGCGGCAGTAGGCGTCGTCCAGGGGCGGCAGTAGGTGTCGTCCAGGGGTGGCAGTAGGTGTCGTCCAGGGACGGCAGTAGGTGTCCTCCAGGGGTGGCGGTAGGTATCGTCCATGGGCGGCGGTAGGTGTCGTCCAGGGGCGGCGGTAGGTGTCGTCCAGGGCGGCGGTAGGTGTCGTCCAGGGGCGGCGGTAGGGGTCGTCCAGGGGCGGCGGTAGGCGTCGTCCAGGGGCGGCGGTAGGCGTCGTCCAGGGGCGACGGTAGGCGTCGTCCAGGGGCGGCGGTAGGCGTCGTCCAGGGGCGGCGGTAGGCGTCGTCCAGGGGCGGCGGTAGGCGTCGTCCAGGGGCGGCGGTAGGCGTCGTCCAGGGGCGGCGGTAGGCGTCGTCCAGGGGCGGCGGTAGGCGTCGTCCAGAGGCGACGGTAGGCGTCGTCCAGGGGCGGCCCGGAGCACCCGGCCGGCCTCAGCCTGACAGAAGTGTCGCTGGTATTTAGGTGTTTTTTTCCCCTCCTCTTATAGTTAAAGGTACCAATGGCTGACAAGCCCGGCGGCACTGTGAACTTCCGCAAGTtactgctcaaccgatgccagaagGAGTTTGAGAAGGACAAAGCAGATGACGACGTCTTCGAGAAGAAGCAGAAAGATCTGGAGCTGGCCACAACAGTAAGGGGAGACCTGAGCAGGAGGGTCCCTGGAGACCTCTCCAACCACCTGTGGCTGGGGTCTACTGCTGGGGTCTACTGCTGGGGTCTACTGCTGGGGTCTACTGCTGGGGTCTACTGCTGGGGTCTACTGCTGGGGTCTACTGCTGGGGTCTACTGCTGGGGTCTACTGCTGGGGTCTACTGCTGGGGTCTACTGCTGGGGTCTACTGCTGGGGTCTACTGCTGGGGTCTAATGCTGGGGTCTACTGCTGGGGTCTAATGCTGGGGTCTAATGCTGGGGTCTACTGCTGGGGTCTACTGCTGGGGTCTACTGCTGGGGTCTAATGCTGGGGTCTACTGCTGGGGTCTACTGCTGGGGTCTACTGCTGGGGTCTACTGCTGGGGTCTACTGCTGGAGTCTACGGCTGGGGTCTACGGCTGGGGTCTACGGCTGGGGTCTACGGCTGGGGTCTATTGCTGGGGTCTACTGCTGGGGTCTACTGCTGGGGTCTACTGCTGGGGTCTACTGCTGGGGTCTACTGCTGGGGTCTACTGCTGGGGTCTACTGCTGGGGTCTACTGCTGGGGTCTACGGCTGGGGTCTACGGCTGGGGTCTACGGCTGGGGTCTACGGCTGGGGTCTACGGCTGGGGTCTACGGCTGGGGTCTACGGCTGGGGTCTACGGCTGGGGTCTACGGCTGGGGTCTACGGCTGGGGTCTACGGCTGGGGTCTACTGCTGGGGTCTACTGCTGGGGTCTACTGCTGGGGTCTACTGCTGGGGTCTACTGCTGGGGTCTACTGCTGGGGTCTAATGCTGGGGTCTAATGCTGGGGTCTAATGCTGGGGTCTAATGCTGGGGTCTAATGCTGGGGTCTACGGCTGGGGTCTACGGCTGGGGTCTACTGCTGGGGTCTACTGCTGGGGTCTACTGCTGGGGTCTAATGCTGGGGTCTAATGCTGGGGTCTACTGCTGGGGTCTACGGCTGGGGTCCACTGCTGGGGTCCACGGCTGGGGTCCACGGCTGGGGTCCACGGCTGGGGTCTACTGCTGGGGTCTACTGCTGGGGTCTCCGCTCTACGTGCCGGATTTTACCATGTCTGACCCTTTTGTTGCTGTGGTGAGGAGGGGATCGAGGGTCCGGCAGCGTGGGGTCTCCATCTCCTGGCAGAGACTTGCTTGGCCGGGTAGCTTTTGGAGTGTAGCGTCCGCCTCCGtattactgtgtatatatatatatactgtgtatcccCATTATTGGGGAGGTGCAGGCATCACCCCCACTTGCTATTTGCCTCCTTGTGTCAGCAGCCGGAGGAGAAGACCCGTCTTCAGGAGGAGCTGGAAGACGCCAGGGACAAGGCGCGGCGGAGATCCATAGGGAACATTAAGTTCATCGGAGAACTGTTCAAGCTGAAGATGTTGACGGAGGCCATTATGCACGACTGCGTGGTGAAACTGCTGAAAAACCATGACGAGGAGTCGCTGGAGTGTCTGTGCCGCCTGCTCACCACCATTGGCAAAGACCTGGATTTCGAAAAGGCAAAGGTGATGATTGAGCCGTAGCCGCATTAGGCTTGTGCGTCCAGCCCCGGCCTCGGATCTCACCCGCCTCTGATTGTTCCAGCCACGGATGGATCAGTATTTCCACCAGATGGAGAAGATCGTGAAGGAGCGGAAAACGTCGTCCCGGATCCGCTTCATGCTGCAGGACGTGATCGACCTGAGACTGGTGCGTGCCGCCGTCCTTCCCTGACCTCCATTTGTTGCTGCACAGTCTCCAGGTCGCCCATTTATCCTTTGTTTCATGCAGTGCAACTGGGTGTCGCGAAGAGCGGACCAGGGCCCCAAAACCATCGAGCAGATCCACAAAGAGGCCAAAATAGAggagcaggaggagcagaggaAAGTGCAGCAGCTGATGACCAAAGAGAAGCGGAGGCCAGGTAAGACCCGCCACGTGCCAGGGGCGCCACGGCCTCTGCAGCCGACACTCATCCTTCACCTCTCCATCTCACAGCCGTGCAGCGAGTGGAAGAAGGAGGATGGAATATGGTCCAAGGTACTAAGAATAACCGGGTCCTGGACCCCACCAAGTTCCTGAAGATCACCAAGGTAAGAGGCGTGGTCCTGCGGGGGGGAGTGCTCCATCCTCGCTGCCTGTGACTTCCAGTGTGCCCCCTATTCTGTCACAGCCCACCATTGATGACAAGATCCAGCTGGTGCCCAAAGCTCAGCTCGGCAGCTGGGGGAAAGGGAGCAGCGGAGGAGCCAAGACCAGCGAGACAGGTGAGGGCGGCGGCCACACGTGGCGGTGTGACCGGATCTCCGGCCTCTGCGGTATTCACAGTCTCTGCTTTCTGCAGCAGAGTCCTTACGTCCGGGGGCCCCTGGTCTGAATCGATTCTCTGCCCTGCAACCTTCCATCTCTTCCACCACGTCCTCCGCCATCTCAGAGCTGGACAGCCGCAGGATACTAACAAGGTATGGAGTCGTGATGTGACCGGTGACTGCGCTGGGGCGGTGATGTCCCTGACGCTTTGTGTACCGATTCACCAGCCATGTGACCGCCGGCCGTGAGAGGAACGACAAGCCCACTCCCGCCTCCACCCTGGCCTCTCGCCCCAGCAGCTTCCTGCGAGGCAGCAGCACCAAGGACCTAATGGACAATCACGAAGAACCTCGGCGAGAGACTCTGCACATGCCAAAAACGCTGCCCGTCTCCACGGAGCGGGAGAAGGCCCCAAGTGTGGAGCGGAAGCTGCGAGAACCTGGTgagcgctccctccgcagcccccgtACCCAGGGCCGGCCGCACACTCACCGAGTACCTGTACCCAGGGCCGGCCGCACACCCACCCAGCACCTGTACCCGGGGCCGGCCGCACACTCACCCAGCACCTGTACCCAGGGCCAGCCGCACACCCACCCAGCACCTGTACCCAGGACCGGCCGCACACTCACCGAGTACCTGTACCCAGGGCCGGCCGCACACCCACCCAGCACCTGTACCCAGGACCGGCCGCACACTCACCCAGCACCTGTACCCAGGACCGGCCGCACACTCACCCAGCACCTGTACCCAGGGCCGGCCGCACACTCACCCAGCACCTGTACCCAGGGCCGGCCGCACACTCGCCCAGCACCTGTACCCAGGGCCGGCCGCACACTCACCCAGCACCTGTACCCAGGGCCGGCCGCACACTCACCCAGCACCTGTACCCAGGGCCGGCCGCACACTCGCCCAGCACCTGTACCCAGGGCCGGCCGCACACTCACCCAGCACCTGTACCCAGGGCTGGCCGCACACTCACCCAGCACCTGTACCCAGGGCCGGCCGCACACCCACCCAGCACCTGTACCCAGGGCCGGCCGCACACTCACCCAGCACCTGTACTCAGGGCCAGCTGCACACTCACCCAGCACCTGTACCCGGGGCCAGCTGCACACTCACCCAGCACCTGTACCCGGGGCCGGCCGCACACTCACCCAGCACCTGTACTCAGGGCCAGCCGCACACTCACCCAGCACCTGTACCCAGGGCCGGCCGCACACTCACCCAGCACCTGTACCCAGGGCCGGCCGCACACTCACCCAGCCCCTGTACTCAGGACCGGCCGCACACTCACCCAGCACCTGTACCCGGGGCCGGCCGCACACTCACCCAGCACCTGTACCCGGGGCCGGCCGCACACTCACCCAGCACCTGTACCCGGGGCCGGCCGCACACTCACCCAGCACCTGTACTCAGGACCGGCCGCACACTCACCCAGCACCTGTACCCGGGGCCGGCCGCACACCCACCCAGCACCTGTACCCAGGGCCGGCCGCACACTCACCCAGCACCTGTACCCGGGGCCGGCCGCACACTCACCCAGCACCTGTACCCGGGGCCGGCCGCACACTCACCCAGCACCTGTACCCTGGGCCGGCCGCACACTCACCCAGCACCTGTACCCAGGGCCGGCCGCACACTCACCGAGCACATGTACCCAGGGCCGGCCGCACACTCACCCAACACATGTTTGTGTTTGTCTCTAGCCAAGTGCGAGACCCCCGAGTCCGACAAATCCCCGGTGTCAGAAGACGAGCTGGAGCGGAAATCTAAGGCCATCATAGACGAGTTCCTGCACATCAATGACTATAAGGTCGGCCATCGTCCTGTGCGGGGGGCAGTGCAGACCGCCCAGATCTGACCTGTGCCGTCCTGTGTCTAGGAGGCTGTGCAGTGCGTGGAGGAGCTGGCCGTACAGGGCTCGCTGGCCATCTTTGTCCGTGTGGGGGTAGAGTCCACGCTGGAAAGGAGTCAGATCACCCGCGACCACATGGGACAACTGCTGTATCAGCTGGTGCAGTCCGGGAAGCTCAGCCAGCAGAACTTCTACACCGGGTGAGGAGCGGAGGGTGAGGGGGTCTGCGGGCAGGAGAGTGGGGGGGTCTGCGGGCAGCAGGGTGAGGAGCGGACAGTGGGGGGGTCTGCGGGCAGCAGGGTGAGGGGGTCTGCGGGCAGGAGAGTGGGGGGGTCTGCGGGCAGCAGGGTGAGGGGGTCTGCGGGCAGCAGGGTGGGGTGCGGACAGTGGGGGGGTCTGCGGGCAGCAGGGTGAGGGGGTCTGCGGGCAGCAGGGGGGTCTGCGGGCAGCAGGGTGAGGGGGTCTGCGGGCAGCAGGGTGAGGGGGTCTGCGGGCAGCAGGGTGGGGAGCGGACAGTGGGGGGGTCTGCGGGCAGCAGGGTGGGGGGGTCTGCAGGGTGAGGGGGTCTGCGGGCAGCAGGGTGAGGAGCGGACAGTGGGGGGGTCTGCGGGCAGCAGAGTGGGGGGGTCTGCGGGCAGCAGGGTGGGGGGGTCTGCGGGTAGCAGGGTGAGGGGGTCTGCAGGGTCAGGGGGTCTGCGGGCAGCAGGGAGAGGAGCGGACAGTGGGGAGGTCTGTGGGCAGCAGGGTGAGGGGGTCTGCGGGCAGCAGGGTGAGGAGCGGACAGTGGGGGGGTCTGCGGGCAGCAGGGTGGGAGGGTCTGCGGGCAGCAGGGTGAGGAGCGGACAGTGGGGGGGTCTGCGGGCAGCACTGTGAGGGGGTCTGCGGGCAGCACTGTGAGGGGGTCTGCGGGCAGCAGGGTGGGGGGGTCTGCGGGCAGCAGGGGTTTGCGGGCAGCAGGGTGAGGGGTCTGTGGGCAGCAGGGTGAGGGGGGGTCTTACAGGATGAGGGGGTCTGCGGGCAGCAGGGTGAGGGGGGTCTGTGGGCAGCAGCGGACGGTGGGGGGGTCTGCGGGCAGCAGGGTGGGGGGGTCTGCGGGCAGCCGGGTGAGGGGGTTGCTGGCAGCAGGGTGAGGGGGTCTGCGGGCAGCAGGGCGGGGGGGCTGTGGGCAGCCAGAGCTGTGGGTTCTGCGGGCAGTTGGGGGTCTGTGGAAGGTGAGCGGCCCCTGTATTGTCACCCCTGACCCCCATATACGTGATGGTGGGCACTGGCGGGGCTCTCATGACTCTCCTCTCTGTGCAGACTGTCGGAGACGCTGGAGCTGGCGGATGATATGGCGATTGACATCCCGCACATCTGGCTGTACCTGGCGGAGTTAGTGACCCCCATGCTGAAGGAAGGGGGCATTTCTCTGAAGGAAATGATCACGTAGGTGCTTTCCGATGTGACAGCCGCTTGTCCGGTGCCGGCTGAGTGTCGCCTATGTGTTGTGGCGTGTTATATGTTGGTCAGTCGGGGCAGTGTGTCCGAGGGCTGCGGGGAGCGGGGTCCGAGGGGAGCGGGGTCCGAGGGCTGCAGGGAGCGGGGTCCGAGGGGAGCGGGGTCCGAGGGCTGCAGGGAGCGGGGTCCGAGGGCTGCGGGGAGCGGGGTCCGAGGGCTGCGGGGAGCGGGGTCCGAGGGGAGCGGGATCCGAGGGCTGCGGGGTCCGAGGGCTGCGGGGAGCGGGGTCCGAGGGCTGCGGGGTCCGAGGGCTGCGGGGTCCGAGGGCTGCGGGGTCCGAGGGCTGCGGGGTCCGAGGGCTGCGGGGAGCGGGGTCCGAGGGCTCCAGGACCCATGTCTCTTCTCTGTCTTACAGGGAGTTTAACAAGGCGCTGCTCCCCGTGGGACGGACCGGAGTCTTGTTGTCTGAAATATTGCACCTTCTATGCAAACAAATGGTAGGTTCCCCGGCTCGCCCCTGCGTGTCCCCCCAGCTCGCCCCTGCGTGTCCCCCCGGCTCGCCCCTGCGTGTCCCCCCGGCTCGCCCCTGCGTGTCCCCCACAGACATCTATACTGAGGCCCCTCCATCCACAATGTACGGCGGACGGTGTGAGCAGCTCTCTATGCTGTGACCATTTTGCGGATATTCTTGCTCTGCAGCGCCCCCACTGCTCACGTGTGATATCACAGACAGACGTTCTAATCCTGGACTGCTGCAGCGCTCTGTGCAGTGTCAGGGCTTTCAGTCACTGACTGACAGCAGTGTGAAGCAGTTTGAGGCTTCAGATCTGCATTTCCAGCCGTCTGCAGGAACGTAACATCTGGCAGAAATCTGTGAGTGCAGGGAGTGACCGGTCACTTTCTGTTCCAGAGCCATAAAAAAGTGGCCGCTGTGTGGAGAGAAACCGCCCTGAGGTGGAAAGACGTGCTGCCGGAGGGCGAGGACGTGCAGAGCTTCCTGAGCGAGAAGGTGGGTGCGCGCTGCGCGTCTGCGGACCTCCCTCATATACGGCACTGCATGCTATTATGTCACACGTCTCCCTGGCTGCGGTAGAATTTCACACATTACGCTTGGTGCGGTATTATTTTGTTGCCATTGTGACTCCACAGAACCTGGACTTCACGCTGTCGGACCGCTGCAGCCCATCAGAAAGTCTCTCTAGGAAGGAGATGACGACGGAGGAGCTGAACAAGCGGCTGGAGCAGCTGATCATTGAGGAGAGCGCCACTGACGAGCACATATTTGACTGGGTGGAAGTACGTACAGATCCCCGGTATACCCCCTCCTGTGCCCTTCGGACCCCCGACACACCCCATCCTGTGCCCTGCGAACCCCCGACACACCCCGTCCTGTGCCCTGCGGACCCCCGGCACATGCTCCATCCTGTGCCCTTCGGACCCCCGACACACCCCGTCCTGTGCCCTGCGGACCCCCGACACACCCTGTCCTGTGCCCTGCGGACCCCCGGCACATGCTCCATCCTGTGGCCTGCGGACCCCCGACACACCCTGTCCTGTGCCCTGCGGACCCCCGACACACCTCGTCCTGTGCCCTGCGGACCCCCGGCACATGCTCCATCTTGTGGCCTGCGGATCCCCAATCCACTCCGTACTGTGTATTGCGGACCCCCGACATGCTTTTTGTCCTGTGCCCTGCGGACCCCGGCACGCTCCATCCTGAGTAGTGCAGACCCCCGGTTTTTGGTTTCCTGCGTGTGATTTTGCTGCTCCTTGTTGTTCTCCAGGCGAATCTGGATGAAGGTCAGATGAGTTCTGCCGCGTTCCTTAGAGCTTTAATGACGGCGGTGTGCAAAGCGGCCATACTAGGTGAGTCCCGTCCGCTAACATGTGTCAGTTGGCTGCTCGCTGCTGGCAGTCACTGGCCGCTGTCTCTCCACAGGGGACTGTTCTTCCTGCCGCGTGGACACGTCCTTCCTAAAACAGAAGGTTCCCGTCTTACTAAAGTACATGGACTCCAATGTGGAGCGAGAACTACAAGCACTTTATGCCCTGCAAGCATTGATAGTAAAGCTGGATCAGCCTCCCAGTGAGTATGGGCGCGCGAGGTGTGGGGCGGGCGCGCGCGAGGTGTGGAGCAGGGTGTGGGGCGGGCGCGCGAGGTGTGGAGCGGGGCGCGTGAAGTGTGGAGCGGGGTGTGGCGCGGGCACATGATGGAGAGAATGGCGTGAGTGCAAAGGCGGGATGCGTAGTGGAGAGTGGGGTGCCAGACGGGGCTTGTAGTGAAAGCGGGGAGCATAGTGGGGAGCAGGGCATGGACGCAAGGTGGGGTCTGTGATGGGGAGTAGGATTCGGGTGCAAGGCATGGCATGTACTGAAGAGTACGGCACAGGCAAAGCATGTGGTTGGGAGCAGGGGGCATGGTGCGTGGCAGATCACATGGTGTGGAGCAGGATTTGTAGAGAGGAGCGACGGGCAGGGCACATGTTGGGGTGCGGCGTGCAGAGCGGGTGGTGGGGAGCGGCGTGCGGAGCGGGTGGTGGGGAGCGGTGCGGTTGCAGAGCGGGTGGTGGGGAGCGGCGTGCAGAGCGGGTGGTGGGGTGCGGCATGCGGAGCGGGTGGTGGGGAGCGGTGCGGTTGCAGAGCGGGTGGTGGGGAGCGGCGGGTGGTGGGGAGCGGCGTGCAGAGTTGGGTGGTGGGGTGCGGTTGCAGAGCGGGTGGTGGGGAGCGATGCGGTGTCAGCGGGTGGTGGGGAGCGGTGCGGTGTCAGAGCGGGTGGTGGGGAGCGGTGCGGTGTCAGAGCGGGTGGTGGGGAGCGGTGCGGTGTCAGAGCGGGTGGTGGGGAGCGGTGCGGTGTCAGAGCGGGTGGTGGGGAGCGGTGCGGTGTCAGAGCGGGTGGTGGGGAGCGGTGCGGTTGCAGAGCGGGTGGTGGGGAGCGGTGCGGTTGCAGAGCGGGTGGTGGGGAGCGGTGCGGTTGCAGAGCGGGTGGTGGGGAGCGGTGCGGTTGCAGAGCGGGTGGTGGGGAGCGGTGCGGTTGCAGAGCGGGTGGTGGGGAGCGGCGTGCGGTTGCAGGGCTGCCCATGGCTTCGGGCCATACACGCCATCCCTCTTGAGTAGGGCTGCAGCTGCTGACGCACCTCTTTTTCTCCCGGCAGACTTGCTGCGGATGTTTTTTGACTGTCTGTATGACGAGGAGGTGATATCGGAGGACGCGTTCTACAGGTGGGAGTCCAGTAAAGACCCCGCGGAGCAGAATGGGAAAGGAGTAGCACTAAAGTCGGTCACGGCCTTTTTCACGTGGCTGCGAGAGGCGGAGGAGGAGTCCGAGGACAACTAGAAGCCTGATGGAATGAGGTTGTGAGGAGGCTGCCGCTGCCGGGGAGGAGG from the Anomaloglossus baeobatrachus isolate aAnoBae1 chromosome 11, aAnoBae1.hap1, whole genome shotgun sequence genome contains:
- the EIF4G3 gene encoding eukaryotic translation initiation factor 4 gamma 3 isoform X8, producing the protein MSTQPQSRTPFAAGPRPTHHQGGFRPIQFFQRPQIQPPRATIQNSNPSIRASAQTPTAAVYQTNQHIMMVNHLPMPYAMPQGPQYCIPQYRHSTPPYLGPPQQYPVQPPGPSPFYPGPGPGDFPTPYGTPFYPSQPVYPSAPIIVPTQQPQQPPPPTKREKKTIRIRDPNQGGKDITEEIMSGGGSRNPTPPILRPSSTPTPPQQLPNPAPEHSPVVYGTVESPHLTAAREHKTEERPKPESILPASTPVRPEPSDHGKCAVPEQPTESHPELLQTPGTIAVIASVPTAVEASAPAFPCHLGDDENTSPEYSPLDEAATTDEEVEEDLCKDALGLPEAADPPVTAQEMNGIGYDPPTTDSCVHEQGTGEEADTPEQAPPTDLSAECASPHVPLSSPLPADSPPPPLIAAAHCTTKSSPPAALPAIGTGHTGEDPSMAIVDGTAGSADIGLMDVDSELETSVTLLSLSSRKSPVEALAVAASPKMWQTPKDEGPEAEEAMAAEAEEPSDAAEDKVTEEEDGAGGKHPYLLATLPEENGQPEALRNGEDIASEGEGAEPAEAEEAYNHKPVPGAADQSPPDASPDVPSSPSSIVPSEGKRQYDRDFLLGFQFMPACVQKPEGLPPISDVVLDKINQPKLSMRTLDPRMLQKGPDFTPAYADFGRLAPGGRGVPLLNVGGPRRSQPGQRREPRKIIMNISVTDDVHLKKAENAWRPSVKRDSQAEDPESIRTQALFRKVRSILNKLTPQMFNQLMKQVMDLTVDTEERLKGVIDLVFEKAIDEPSFSVAYANMCRCLATLKVPMADKPGGTVNFRKLLLNRCQKEFEKDKADDDVFEKKQKDLELATTPEEKTRLQEELEDARDKARRRSIGNIKFIGELFKLKMLTEAIMHDCVVKLLKNHDEESLECLCRLLTTIGKDLDFEKAKPRMDQYFHQMEKIVKERKTSSRIRFMLQDVIDLRLCNWVSRRADQGPKTIEQIHKEAKIEEQEEQRKVQQLMTKEKRRPAVQRVEEGGWNMVQGTKNNRVLDPTKFLKITKPTIDDKIQLVPKAQLGSWGKGSSGGAKTSETESLRPGAPGLNRFSALQPSISSTTSSAISELDSRRILTSHVTAGRERNDKPTPASTLASRPSSFLRGSSTKDLMDNHEEPRRETLHMPKTLPVSTEREKAPSVERKLREPAKCETPESDKSPVSEDELERKSKAIIDEFLHINDYKEAVQCVEELAVQGSLAIFVRVGVESTLERSQITRDHMGQLLYQLVQSGKLSQQNFYTGLSETLELADDMAIDIPHIWLYLAELVTPMLKEGGISLKEMITEFNKALLPVGRTGVLLSEILHLLCKQMSHKKVAAVWRETALRWKDVLPEGEDVQSFLSEKNLDFTLSDRCSPSESLSRKEMTTEELNKRLEQLIIEESATDEHIFDWVEANLDEGQMSSAAFLRALMTAVCKAAILGDCSSCRVDTSFLKQKVPVLLKYMDSNVERELQALYALQALIVKLDQPPNLLRMFFDCLYDEEVISEDAFYRWESSKDPAEQNGKGVALKSVTAFFTWLREAEEESEDN
- the EIF4G3 gene encoding eukaryotic translation initiation factor 4 gamma 3 isoform X5, whose product is MSTQPQSRTPFAAGPRPTHHQFFQRPQIQPPRATIQNSNPSIRASAQTPTAAVYQTNQHIMMVNHLPMPYAMPQGPQYCIPQYRHSTPPYLGPPQQYPVQPPGPSPFYPGPGPGDFPTPYGTPFYPSQPVYPSAPIIVPTQQPQQPPPPTKREKKTIRIRDPNQGGKDITEEIMSGGGSRNPTPPILRPSSTPTPPQQLPNPAPEHSPVVYGTVESPHLTAAREHKTEERPKPESILPASTPVRPEPSDHGKCAVPEQPTESHPELLQTPGTIAVIASVPTAVEASAPAFPCHLGDDENTSPEYSPLDEAATTDEEVEEDLCKDALGLPEAADPPVTAQEMNGIGYDPPTTDSCVHEQGTGEEADTPEQAPPTDLSAECASPHVPLSSPLPADSPPPPLIAAAHCTTKSSPPAALPAIGTGHTGEDPSMAIVDGTAGSADIGLMDVDSELETSVTLLSLSSRKSPVEALAVAASPKMWQTPKDEGPEAEEAMAAEAEEPSDAAEDKVTEEEDGAGGKHPYLLATLPEENGQPEALRNGEDIASEGEGAEPAEAEEAYNHKPVPGAADQSPPDASPDVPSSPSSIVPSEGKRQYDRDFLLGFQFMPACVQKPEGLPPISDVVLDKINQPKLSMRTLDPRMLQKGPDFTPAYADFGRLAPGGRGVPLLNVGGPRRSQPGQRREPRKIIMNISVTDDVHLKKAENAWRPSVKRDSQAEDPESIRTQALFRKVRSILNKLTPQMFNQLMKQVMDLTVDTEERLKGVIDLVFEKAIDEPSFSVAYANMCRCLATLKVPMADKPGGTVNFRKLLLNRCQKEFEKDKADDDVFEKKQKDLELATTPEEKTRLQEELEDARDKARRRSIGNIKFIGELFKLKMLTEAIMHDCVVKLLKNHDEESLECLCRLLTTIGKDLDFEKAKPRMDQYFHQMEKIVKERKTSSRIRFMLQDVIDLRLCNWVSRRADQGPKTIEQIHKEAKIEEQEEQRKVQQLMTKEKRRPAVQRVEEGGWNMVQGTKNNRVLDPTKFLKITKPTIDDKIQLVPKAQLGSWGKGSSGGAKTSETESLRPGAPGLNRFSALQPSISSTTSSAISELDSRRILTSHVTAGRERNDKPTPASTLASRPSSFLRGSSTKDLMDNHEEPRRETLHMPKTLPVSTEREKAPSVERKLREPAKCETPESDKSPVSEDELERKSKAIIDEFLHINDYKEAVQCVEELAVQGSLAIFVRVGVESTLERSQITRDHMGQLLYQLVQSGKLSQQNFYTGLSETLELADDMAIDIPHIWLYLAELVTPMLKEGGISLKEMITEFNKALLPVGRTGVLLSEILHLLCKQMSHKKVAAVWRETALRWKDVLPEGEDVQSFLSEKNLDFTLSDRCSPSESLSRKEMTTEELNKRLEQLIIEESATDEHIFDWVEANLDEGQMSSAAFLRALMTAVCKAAILGDCSSCRVDTSFLKQKVPVLLKYMDSNVERELQALYALQALIVKLDQPPNLLRMFFDCLYDEEVISEDAFYRWESSKDPAEQNGKGVALKSVTAFFTWLREAEEESEDN